A segment of the Mangrovimonas sp. YM274 genome:
CTGAGTTTACCGGTTTCGATCCTGAAGATGATAATAATATTGCTCAGTACGAGTATCCTACACCAAGAACGTTTACGATTGGTTTGGATGTTAAATTTTAAAAAAAAATGACTATGAAAAAAATATCAAAATATCTATGCATGGCCCTATTAATGGGTGGTATATATTCTTGTGATAATGCCATTAATGTAGCGCCAGACGATGAGATTTTAGAAGAAAATGCCTTTACCAATGTTGATGATTTAGAAAGAGGTATCTATGGTGTGTATGCCGGTATTTCAGGTTCTAATATCATTCAGTGGTCATCGCGCTTTACTGATGATTTAAGAATTGCTGAAACAAACAGAGGACAGGGAATACAAGTTCACAGATGGTCTATTAACCCAGGTACTGATGAAGTGGGTGGTTTATGGGGCAATATGTACAACGTTATTGCTAGAGCCAATAGAGTTTTAGACGCAATGGAAAGCATTACGCCTCTTAATGAAGAGGAAGAGGCAACTATGCAACGCATTAAGGCAGAGTGTTTGGCGATTAGAGCTATGGAGCATTTTGATTTGTTGAGATTGTTTGCTCAAGATTATGAAAATGGGTCTTTAGGAGTGCCAATCATTGACGATGTATATGTATTCGAGCAATTTCCGCGTAACACTGTAGGTGAAGTATTTACTTTTGTGAATGCCGATTTAACAGAAGCATATAATTTATTGAGTGCATCGTATACTGACAATACTCGTTTAACAAGGACTGGTATTAATGCTTTGAGAGCGCGCGTTGCTTTATATCAAAAAGATTATGCTTCAGCAATAAGTTATTCAACACAAGTTATTAATGCATCGCCTTTGGCAATGGGTGCAGAATATTTTGGAGTTTGGACTGATGAGGTGGAAACAGAAGTTGTATTTAAATTAGCCAGAACTTCAGGAGATGGTGCTGTTGGTACTATATTTACTGATACGAATGACGATCGTTTCTTTAATATTTCATATAGCTTATTTGACTATATGGCTGCTAATGGCTGGACTAATGACATCAGAACATTCATTACAATTGACACTGATAATTTTGATGTTGATGATTTAAGAGTTGGTAAATATTTAGGAAGTGATGCTAATCCTGGCTTAAATGATATCAAAGTGTTCAGAACAGGGGAGCAATACTTAATTAGAGCAGAGGCATATGCTAGGACTGGATCTTTGGATTTGGCAGCTCAAGATGTTGAAGCGTTACAAAACGCTCGTGTGTACCAAGGAGGTCCTGTAACGCCAGTATCATATGGTAGTCTTAGCAATGCTTTGAATGATATTTTAGCAGAAAGACGCTTTGAATTGGCGTATGAAGGACATAGATTCTTTGATTTGAAAAGATTTGGATTAGGTGTAAACAGAGGTGCTGATGATTGTGCAGATTCTGCAGATCCTTGTTCATTGGATAGTACTGACTACAGAATGGCATTACCAATTCCTTCGGCTGAAATTTTTGCCAATGACGTAATCCAACAAAACACTCAATATTAATTTTTGAAATTATAAAAAAATGAAAAAGTATTTATTTATACTGTCTATATTTACGCTTTTCTTGACATCGTGTGATGAGCAAGATCCGGAATTATACGACGGGCCTAGTTTGATATATTTTACAGAGGGGACTTCAGGTAGATTTTTCGTAGAGGATACTCCTGAATCAAGCACACAAATTGTGGTTGGAGTTACGAAGGCAGCCTCTACTGATAGAACGTTTACTGTGGCGGTAAATGAAGAGCTAACTACAGCTACGCCTGATCAATATGAATTCCAATCTTATACATTTACAATACCTGCCAATGAGTATCTTGGTTATGTTGAAGTGTTTGGAAATTTCGATGCCATTTCAACGCAAGGTTCTACTTTAGCAATTGAATTGGTAGATATTCAAAATGCAGAAGTTGCTAATTTTGATACTACATTCCTTTTAGGATTAAACCAATATTGCCCTGTAGATTTGCCAGGTACCTCATTTAATGGCTCTGCTTTCATTGGTACGTCTTTGGTAAATAATTTCCAAGGAGAATTGGTACCTACCGGAGGATTGAATGAGTATTCAATTGCTAATGCTTGGGGAGAGTTTGTAGCGGCTGCTACAGGTGATGACTCATACCTTGGTCAATATTATTACCCAGTGGTTATCCAAATTGGTTGTGATTATAATGTTAGTCTAACTCCGGCTAATACTAACGGTATCCCTGGTGCTGGTGGTACTGGTGTTTATAATGATGGAGCTGGAGTAATTAGCTTGAGTTTAACTCAAGGTTTGTTTACAGAACCTTTTAATGTTGAAGTGGACTTGGTTTTAGTACCATAAGCATATAAAATTCATTTAAATTAAAGGCCAGAAAGTTTTAAATTTTCTGGCTTTTTTTATGGAATTTTTTTGTCCTCATAAAGATAAATTGTTTAGTATTTGTGTCTTTAATTAAGATATTTTCTAAGAAAACCTCAAATAATGTTAAATGGAGTTGTGAAAGGAAGAGTTAAATGCTGTTCCTTTTTTGTTTTATATGCTGTATAATGCTATATTTGGCCGCGATAAAAAAATCACAATGAAAAAAATTACAATAATGTTGGCCATGTGTTTGACCATTAATGCAATGGGGCAGACTAAAAATCAAGTGTCGAAGTATATAAGTGACGAAGACAAAGCTAATCTTACGCTGTTGTCAGAACGATTCCAGGATGAGTATGAAAAGTCTTTGAAAGCGGCATTGGAAAAATACCCTAGGATTATTGAACATGATGGGAAAATTAGTTACTTACAAGGTTTGAGAATGGATGGCTCTCCTATATATGTTACTTCTTACAATGCGGGAGCTGCGGAAACTGTGCAAGCCGATGATTTGTATACTGGAGGTGCTTTAGGTTTAGATCTTTCTGGTGCAGGTTTAAACTTAGGATTGTGGGAAGGTGATGCTGTTAGAAGTAACCATCAAGAATTGACGGGAAGAATTGATCAGCAAGATTTTCTCATTTTCTTTAATTCTAATGATGAAACAAACCATGCAACTCACGTAGCTGGGACTATGATTGCTTCGGGAGTAGATCCTGAGGCTAAGGGTATGGCTTACGGGGCCTCTATAATAGCTTATGATTGGGATGGTGATTTGCCTGAAATGGCTAGCGAAGCGGCTTCAGGAATGTTATTGTCAAATCACTCTTATGGATTAAATGTGTTTAATGATGATGATGAGCTTGTAATTCCAGTTTATTGGTTTGGTAAGTATGATAATAAATCTAAAGCTTTGGATGAATTATTATATGAAGCTCCCTATTATCTACCGGTGTTAGCAGCTGGAAATGATAGACAATTGGCCTCTGCTGCGACAAATAAAGGAGGGTTTGACATGCTTCAAGGTTTTTCTAACGCTAAAAATGCTATTACCGTTGCTGCTGTAAATGAAGTTATAGATTATACCAGCGAATTTAGTGTTCAGATGAGTAATTTTAGTAATTGGGGGCCTACAGATGACGGAAGAATTAAGCCGGACATTTCCGCTAAGGGGGTAAGTGTGAAATCTTCAGTATCTACAGCCAACAATGCCTATGCTTATATGCAAGGAACTTCCATGGCCACTCCAAGTGTTACTGGAACTTTAGCCTTATTACAAGAACATTATAATAATGTAAATGACATTTATATGAAGGCAGCTACCGTAAAGGCTCTTATGGCTCATACTGCCTTGGAAGCTGGTTTTAATGATGGTCCTGACTATAAGTACGGGTGGGGATTGTTAAATGCTAAAGATGCTGCAAATTGTATTACCAATAATGGAGTGTCATCTATAGTTGCGGAAACAGAATTGGCTAATGATGAAACATATACTACTAATGTAACGGCCGTTGGAGGAGAACCTCTAGTGGTTACTATTAGTTGGACTGATCCAGAGGGGACTGTGTATACATCTTCTAATCCTGATGATTTGGAAGATAATCCAATCGCTATATTGGTGAATGATTTAGATGTTCGTGTAACAAATACAGACAACACATATCTGCCATGGAAATTGGATCCCGCTTTTCCAAATGGAGGGGCTACTAAAGCCGATAACACCGTAGATAACATTGAGAAAATTGAAGTAGATAATCCTTCAGGGGAATACACTGTTACCGTATCGCACAAAGGTACATTAGAGGGGGATGTACAAGATTTTTCTATTGTAATTACTGGAATTGACGCCACTTTAGGAGTTGATGATAATCAAGCACAGAATGTTGCTGTTTGGCCAAACCCAGCTAAAGATGTTATTAATCTTAAATTAACATCCGTAGAGAATAATTCTAACGTTAGCTTGTATGATATCCATGGACGTATGGTATATCAATCTGAATTAAAATCATCTAGTTTGTTGCATACTATAAACGTTAAGGAATTTGCTTCAGGTGTTTATTTCTTGAATGTTGAAAATGGAGCACAAACCTTTAACAAGAAGATTGTTATTGAATAATATTTAGTTGTAATTAAACTTATCTACTTACTTAAGATAGGTTTTATTAAAATGACCGCAATAAGGATTCCTTTATTGCGGTTTTTTTATGATATATTTTCTCGTAATCATGACTTTTGGTATAAGATCAAGCCTCTATTTTAAGCTTTTTTTGCATATAATAATCTCTCATTAGTTTCGTTTTAAATACTTACTTTTGCTGCATATTTTACAATAGGTATGAGGAAATTACTTTTGCTGGTTTTTATTTTTTTTGTTCAATTAATGACCGCTCAAATTAAAAAATTTGATAAGCCATTAGGGAGAGAACGTAATACCACTATTGATACCACTTCACAATCCTCGAGTGTAAGGGACAGTAAAAGAACTTCAAAGGATAAAAAGGCAACCATTGATATGTATAAAATGGTATCTCATGATTTGGACACGACCTTGGTGGATACTTCGCTTACCATAAAAAAGGATTATAAATTTAATTACCTTAGAAAAGATAATTTTGAACGGATTGGTTTTTTAAATACAGGCCAAACATTTAATTCCTTAAGTTACGATCTTTCCAATACGGATGTTATGCCCATGTTTGGAGCTAGAGCAAGGCATTTTAATTACATGGAAATAGAGGATATTTATTATTACCAGGTTGCTACGCCGTTTACAGAACTTTTTTACAAAACAGTTTTTGAACAAGGACATCTTTTGGATGCACTGTTTAGTGTAAATACCTCTAAGCAATTTAATATGACTATTGCCTATAAGGGATTGCGTTCGTTGGGGAAATACCAACATCAACTTACTAGTACCGGTAATTTTAGATTTATTACTAATTACACCACCAAAAATAATAGGTATAAATTGAGAGGGCATATAGTTATGCAAGATCTGCTTAATGAGGAAAATGGAGGTTTAAGGGATATTGACTTGGTAAATTTTGAATCAGGAAACAAGGAGTTTAAAGATAGGTCTGTGTTTGATCCAGTTTTTGAAAATGCCGAAAATATTTTGGAAGGGAAGCGATTTCATTTAGAACACCAATACCAAATTACCAAATCAAATGATTCTTTGCAGAAGGCTGTGCTCAATGTTGGACATGTTATTTCTTTTGAAGATAAATACTATCAATTTGTTCAGAGTAGACAAAATGAATTTTTTGGCGAAGCTTTTCTAAGTAACCAAATCAACGATAAGGTTACACTTGAGGATTTTAGGAATCGTTTTTTTGTCAACTTCAAGGAGCGAACTTTGGGAAATATTAAAGTAAACTTGGATTATTATAATTATAATTATGGGTATAATGCTTTGGTAATCTTGGAAGGAAGCACTATTACCAATCGCTTAAAGGGTGATGTAGTAGAAGCAGGAGGGGCGTATGAGAATACTTTTGGAAAGTTTCAAGTAAAAGGAGAGTTTGGTATTAATGTGGCAGGAGATTTGAAAGGCAATTTTTTTAAGGGTTCTGCAGGCTATAGTTTTTCAGATGATATTAAATTGGGGGCTACTTTTAATTCAAGCTCCAAGGTGGCAAATTACAATTACCTGTTGTACCATAGTGATTACCTTAATTACAATTGGGATAATTCTAATACATTTAACAATGTTCAAACACAACAATTAGCTGTAGAATTGAAGTCTGAGAAGTTTGCTACTATTTCCTTGGACTATTCCAATATTACAAATTACACATATTTTGCGGAAGATGATACCTCCGGCGGTATAAAACCATTTCAAACAGATAATATAGTAAATTATTTAAGGTTGAAATTAAACAAAGAAATTGGGTTCGGTAAATTCGCTTTGGATAACACCATCATGTATCAAAATGTGTTGAATGGCGATAATATTTTAAATGTTCCTCAGTTTATTACCAGAAATACCTTTTACTATTCCAATCATTTCTTTAAAAAGAAGGCATTGTTTTTACAAACAGGGATCACTTTTAAATATTTTACCGAATATAATATGAATGGATACGATCCACTGCTTGCAGAATTTTATGTTCAAAATGACACGAAAATTGGAAACTTTCCTATGTTGGATTTTTTCGTGAATGCAAAAGTGAGAACAATGCGAATATATTTGAAGGCCGAACATTTCAATTCTGCATGGACAGGTTATAAATTTTATTCGGCTCCCAATTACCCGTATCGTGATTTTATAGTTCGTTTCGGTTTGGTCTGGAACTTCTTTTTGTAGCAGGCTATAGAATTTATATTAAACAGAAGACATGCCAAGGCATGTCTTTTTTGTTTTGGACTATCCTTTATATATATGACAAAGGGCTATTTTGTATTTATGCAGGCTGTACACAATATATATAGTATGTATTCAAAAAGGGGGTGTCTAGAACAGCTCAACACACCACTTCCTATAAACCATGAAACATTTCCACAATCAAACACTTCAATTTCAGACTTCTAAAATTCCTATCTCAAAATATTTTTCAAAAACACAAAAAAAGAGTTGCACATATCCAAAAAGGCGGTATATTTGCACCCGCAAAAACAGCGAGTGCTGTTGTAGCGGAAGGAGTTCATTGAGAGTATCGGTTATAGGGGTTTTGAGAGGTGATTGCGCCACGAAAAAAAACTTTTTAAAAAAAAAAACCGAACTGTTTGTGAGACTCAAAAAAGGGTTCTATATTTGCACCCGCTTAAGCGCTGAGCTTAAGAAAAACAAAGAAGACAAGTTCATTAACATATTGAATTGACAGCGTAAGATTGGATCTTTAATAAGATTTGGTCGAACAAAGAACAAGCCATTTTGAGAACCAAGAAAATTCCGTTTCGGGAGTCTGAATAATATTTAAGATTTAACGATGAAGAGTTTGATCCTGGCTCAGGATGAACGCTAGCGGCAGGCCTAACACATGCAAGTCGAACGGCAGCGGGGAAAAGCTTGCTTTTCCGCCGGCGAGTGGCGCACGGGTGCGTAACGCGTATGCAACCTACCTCTTACAGGGGGATAGCCCAGAGAAATTTGGATTAATACCCCGTAGTATACCGATGTGGCATCACAATGGTATTAAAGTTTCGGCGGTAAGAGATGGGCATGCGTTCTATTAGCTAGTAGGTGTGGTAACGGCACACCTAGGCGACGATAGATAGGGGCCCTGAGAGGGGGATCCCCCACACTGGTACTGAGACACGGACCAGACTCCTACGGGAGGCAGCAGTGAGGAATATTGGACAATGGGCGGGAGCCTGATCCAGCCATGCCGCGTGCAGGAAGACTGCCCTATGGGTTGTAAACTGCTTTTGTACGGGAAGAAACACTCCTACGTGTAGGAGCTTGACGGTACCGTAAGAATAAGGATCGGCTAACTCCGTGCCAGCAGCCGCGGTAATACGGAGGATCCAAGCGTTATCCGGAATCATTGGGTTTAAAGGGTCCGTAGGTGGACCGGTAAGTCAGGGGTGAAAGCCTGCAGCTCAACTGTAGAACTGCCCTTGATACTGTCGGTCTTGAGTCGTTGTGAAGTGGTTAGAATATGTAGTGTAGCGGTGAAATGCATAGATATTACATAGAATACCGATTGCGAAGGCAGATCACTAACAACGTACTGACACTGATGGACGAAAGCGTGGGGAGCGAACAGGATTAGATACCCTGGTAGTCCACGCCGTAAACGATGGTCACTAGCTGTTCGGACTTCGGTCTGAGTGGCTAAGCGAAAGTGATAAGTGACCCACCTGGGGAGTACGTTCGCAAGAATGAAACTCAAAGGAATTGACGGGGGCCCGCACAAGCGGTGGAGCATGTGGTTTAATTCGATGATACGCGAGGAACCTTACCAGGGCTTAAATGTAAGTTGCATGATCTGGAAACAGACTTTCTTCGGACTACTTACAAGGTGCTGCATGGTTGTCGTCAGCTCGTGCCGTGAGGTGTCAGGTTAAGTCCTATAACGAGCGCAACCCCTGTTGTTAGTTGCCATCGAGTAATGTCGGGAACTCTAACAAGACTGCCGGTGCAAACCGCGAGGAAGGTGGGGATGACGTCAAATCATCACGGCCCTTACGTCCTGGGCTACACACGTGCTACAATGGTAGGTACAGAGGGCAGCCACTGCGCGAGCAGGAGCGAATCCACAAAACCTATCACAGTTCGGATCGGAGTCTGCAACTCGACTCCGTGAAGCTGGAATCGCTAGTAATCGGATATCAGCCATGATCCGGTGAATACGTTCCCGGGCCTTGTACACACCGCCCGTCAAGCCATGGAAGCCGGGAGTGCCTGAAGTCCGTCACCGCGAGGAGCGGCCTAGGGTAAAATTGGTAACTAGGGCTAAGTCGTAACAAGGTAGCCGTACCGGAAGGTGCGGCTGGAACACCTCCTTTCTAGAGAAAGACGACGAAACTGGAAAAAGGAGCTTAAGGTGCGCCTGTTCTTTTGCTGTTAATTTAAAAATGACCTATTAAGTAGAGTCTCATAGCTCAGCTGGTTAGAGCGCTACACTGATAATGTAGAGGTCGGCAGTTCGAGTCTGCCTGAGACTACAAATTAATAAAGGAAATTCTGGAGGTTGAGCAGTGGTTAGTCACTAACTACTAACTACTATGTACTAACATCTGGTATATGGGGGATTAGCTCAGCTGGCTAGAGCGCCTGCCTTGCACGCAGGAGGTCATCGGTTCGACTCCGATATTCTCCACGAGTCCCATAGGGACAGAAGTTCATTGACATATTGGAAAGATATACATGAAAAATAAAATGTTATTGTAACGAGCAATAACGTAACTCATTAAAAAGACAAAAAGTACAATAAGCTAAACAAGGGCGTATGGGGAATGCCTAGGCTCTCAGAGGCGAAGAAGGACGTGATAAGCTGCGAAAAGCTGCGGGGATCGGCACATACGATTTGATCCGCAGATATCCGAATGGGGCAACCCACTATATTGAAGATATAGTATCCGCAAGGAGGCGAACCCGGGGAACTGAAACATCTAAGTACCCGGAGGAAGAGAAAACAAAAGTGATTCCGTTAGTAGTGGCGAGCGAACGCGGATTAGCCCAAACCAATATTGTTACGGCAATGTTGGGGTTGTAGGACTGCGACATTTGATGCACAATGAACTAGAACGCTTTGGAAAGAGCGACCATAGAGGGTGATAGTCCCGTATAGGCAAAGCGTGTTATCGATAGCAGTATCCTGAGTAGCGCGGGGCACGTGTAACCCTGTGTGAATCTGCCGGGACCATCCGGTAAGGCTAAATACTCCTGAGAGACCGATAGTGAACCAGTACCGTGAGGGAAAGGTGAAAAGAACCCCGAACAGGGGAGTGAAATAGAACCTGAAACCATACGCCTACAAGCGGTCGGAGCCCCATTGGGGTGACGGCGTGCCTTTTGCATAATGAGCCTACGAGTTACCGTTGCTGGCAAGGTTAAGGGCTTCAGGTCCGGATCCGTAGCGAAAGCGAGTCTGAACAGGGCGACCATAGTCAGTAGCGGTAGACGCGAAACCGTGTGATCTACCCATGGGCAGGGTGAAGCTGTGGTAACACACAGTGGAGGCCCGAACCGGTTGACGTTGAAAAGTCTTCGGATGACCTGTGGGTAGGGGTGAAAGGCCAATCAAACTCGGAAATAGCTCGTACTCCCCGAAATGCATTTAGGTGCAGCGTTGATCTAGTTTTATAGAGGTAGAGCTACTGATTGGATGCGGGGGCTTCACCGCCTACCAATTCCTGACAAACTCCGAATGCTATAAAATGTTGGTCAGCAGTGAGGGCATGGGTGCTAAGGTCCATGTCCGAGAGGGAAAGAACCCAGACCATCAGCTAAGGTCCCCAAATGTATGTTAAGTTGAATAAACGAGGTTGAACTGCTTAGACAGCTAGGATGTTGGCTTGGAAGCAGCCATTCATTTAAAGAGTGCGTAACAGCTCACTAGTCGAGCGGTTCGGCATGGATAATAATCGGGCATAAACATACTACCGAAGCTATGGACTTTTAAAAGTGGTAGGGGAGCATTGTAGTGCCGCTGAAGGTGTGTCGCGAGGCATGCTGGAGGAGCTACAAAAGAAAATGTAGGCATAAGTAACGATAATGCGGGCGAGAAACCCGCACACCGAAAGACTAAGGTTTCCTCAGCTATGCTAATCAGCTGAGGGTTAGTCGGGACCTAACGCGAACCCGAAGGGGGAAGTGGATGGACAACGGGTTAATATTCCCGTACCTGCCCGCAACAAAAGTGACGGAGGCGTATATTTGGTGCGCACTGACGGAATAGTGCGTTGAAGCGAGTGGTAACACCGCGATAGTACACTGAGTCTACGGACAAGGTGATAATCCAGAGAAGCGACTTCCAAGAAAAGCGAGCGAGGCAGCCCGTACCGTAAACCGACACAGGTAGTTGGGATGAGAATTCTAAGGTGCTCGAGAGATTCATGGCTAAGGAACTAGGCAAAATAGACCCGTAACTTCGGGAGAAGGGTCGCCCCACTCCGGTGGGGCCGCAGTGAAAAGGTCCAGGCGACTGTTTATCAAAAACACAGGGCTCTGCTAAATCGAAAGATGACGTATAGGGCCTGACACCTGCCCGGTGCTGGAAGGTTAAGTGGAGGGTTTAGCTTTACGCGAAGATCTGAAATGAAGCCCCAGTAAACGGCGGCCGTAACTATAACGGTCCTAAGGTAGCGAAATTCCTTGTCGGGTAAGTTCCGACCTGCACGAATGGTGTAACGATCTGGACACTGTCTCAGCCATGAGCTCGGTGAAATTGTAGTATCGGTGAAGATGCCGATTACCCGCAGTGGGACGAAAAGACCCCGTGAACCTTTACTATAGCTTAGTATTGGCTTT
Coding sequences within it:
- a CDS encoding RagB/SusD family nutrient uptake outer membrane protein; translated protein: MKKISKYLCMALLMGGIYSCDNAINVAPDDEILEENAFTNVDDLERGIYGVYAGISGSNIIQWSSRFTDDLRIAETNRGQGIQVHRWSINPGTDEVGGLWGNMYNVIARANRVLDAMESITPLNEEEEATMQRIKAECLAIRAMEHFDLLRLFAQDYENGSLGVPIIDDVYVFEQFPRNTVGEVFTFVNADLTEAYNLLSASYTDNTRLTRTGINALRARVALYQKDYASAISYSTQVINASPLAMGAEYFGVWTDEVETEVVFKLARTSGDGAVGTIFTDTNDDRFFNISYSLFDYMAANGWTNDIRTFITIDTDNFDVDDLRVGKYLGSDANPGLNDIKVFRTGEQYLIRAEAYARTGSLDLAAQDVEALQNARVYQGGPVTPVSYGSLSNALNDILAERRFELAYEGHRFFDLKRFGLGVNRGADDCADSADPCSLDSTDYRMALPIPSAEIFANDVIQQNTQY
- a CDS encoding S8 family serine peptidase → MKKITIMLAMCLTINAMGQTKNQVSKYISDEDKANLTLLSERFQDEYEKSLKAALEKYPRIIEHDGKISYLQGLRMDGSPIYVTSYNAGAAETVQADDLYTGGALGLDLSGAGLNLGLWEGDAVRSNHQELTGRIDQQDFLIFFNSNDETNHATHVAGTMIASGVDPEAKGMAYGASIIAYDWDGDLPEMASEAASGMLLSNHSYGLNVFNDDDELVIPVYWFGKYDNKSKALDELLYEAPYYLPVLAAGNDRQLASAATNKGGFDMLQGFSNAKNAITVAAVNEVIDYTSEFSVQMSNFSNWGPTDDGRIKPDISAKGVSVKSSVSTANNAYAYMQGTSMATPSVTGTLALLQEHYNNVNDIYMKAATVKALMAHTALEAGFNDGPDYKYGWGLLNAKDAANCITNNGVSSIVAETELANDETYTTNVTAVGGEPLVVTISWTDPEGTVYTSSNPDDLEDNPIAILVNDLDVRVTNTDNTYLPWKLDPAFPNGGATKADNTVDNIEKIEVDNPSGEYTVTVSHKGTLEGDVQDFSIVITGIDATLGVDDNQAQNVAVWPNPAKDVINLKLTSVENNSNVSLYDIHGRMVYQSELKSSSLLHTINVKEFASGVYFLNVENGAQTFNKKIVIE
- a CDS encoding putative porin encodes the protein MTAQIKKFDKPLGRERNTTIDTTSQSSSVRDSKRTSKDKKATIDMYKMVSHDLDTTLVDTSLTIKKDYKFNYLRKDNFERIGFLNTGQTFNSLSYDLSNTDVMPMFGARARHFNYMEIEDIYYYQVATPFTELFYKTVFEQGHLLDALFSVNTSKQFNMTIAYKGLRSLGKYQHQLTSTGNFRFITNYTTKNNRYKLRGHIVMQDLLNEENGGLRDIDLVNFESGNKEFKDRSVFDPVFENAENILEGKRFHLEHQYQITKSNDSLQKAVLNVGHVISFEDKYYQFVQSRQNEFFGEAFLSNQINDKVTLEDFRNRFFVNFKERTLGNIKVNLDYYNYNYGYNALVILEGSTITNRLKGDVVEAGGAYENTFGKFQVKGEFGINVAGDLKGNFFKGSAGYSFSDDIKLGATFNSSSKVANYNYLLYHSDYLNYNWDNSNTFNNVQTQQLAVELKSEKFATISLDYSNITNYTYFAEDDTSGGIKPFQTDNIVNYLRLKLNKEIGFGKFALDNTIMYQNVLNGDNILNVPQFITRNTFYYSNHFFKKKALFLQTGITFKYFTEYNMNGYDPLLAEFYVQNDTKIGNFPMLDFFVNAKVRTMRIYLKAEHFNSAWTGYKFYSAPNYPYRDFIVRFGLVWNFFL